In Streptomyces sp. NBC_01439, the following are encoded in one genomic region:
- a CDS encoding GPR1/FUN34/YaaH family transporter produces MDNGVSAGSTASTSTLGNIALGLTLLAFGIGHTGVIDGVSAANSVSLAMYVGGAALFLLGLLEYRGGDGFNGTAFAGLGIFWFTWAKGAGGSVSDEAAGTFLVLFAMLALTLAVAAASGLFGQGVYALLTLSLLLLALGAFVDNGTLAKAGGWVAAVSGLLAWYGATAALAHWPMAFGKARSGGAVAAS; encoded by the coding sequence GTGGACAATGGTGTCTCTGCGGGAAGCACGGCCTCGACTTCGACCCTCGGGAACATCGCCCTGGGTCTCACCCTTCTCGCATTCGGTATCGGCCACACCGGCGTCATCGACGGCGTGTCCGCTGCCAACTCCGTGTCGCTCGCGATGTACGTCGGTGGCGCGGCCCTGTTCCTCCTCGGCCTCCTGGAGTACCGCGGCGGCGACGGGTTCAACGGCACCGCGTTCGCGGGCCTCGGCATCTTCTGGTTCACGTGGGCCAAGGGTGCGGGAGGTTCGGTCTCCGACGAAGCCGCCGGAACGTTTCTTGTCCTCTTCGCGATGCTCGCGCTGACCCTTGCGGTCGCCGCCGCGAGCGGTCTGTTCGGTCAGGGCGTCTACGCCCTGCTGACCCTGTCGCTGCTCCTGCTGGCGCTGGGCGCGTTCGTGGACAACGGCACGCTCGCGAAGGCGGGCGGCTGGGTCGCCGCCGTCTCCGGACTGCTGGCCTGGTACGGCGCCACCGCGGCGCTGGCGCACTGGCCGATGGCCTTCGGCAAGGCCCGTAGCGGCGGCGCGGTCGCCGCGAGTTGA
- a CDS encoding RNA-guided endonuclease InsQ/TnpB family protein, whose amino-acid sequence MKADAGRKYRAYPTEVQDQVLVRWGHTARALWNVALEQRVYLWEQRRYTLRSVEQCKFLTAARTDLDWMGDLPAQSGQQILRSLDRAYDNFWNPSHSAGFPARKKRGHRLSIPLPGQAVEVRKLNRKWAEVRLPKLGWLRFRLSRAIGGTVRNATVSRDGNGWHVSFGVHTGRMPDELNGKPACGVDFGVAASAFVSTDTTPRLMPPSLKAKEKKRLKALEQRKARQITYAKKHNGGKYSCRLRTTIAQIARLTTRRANRRRDFTHKLTTDLAKSHGLIGIEDLRVKSMTASAKGTAAAPGRNVRAKAGLNRSVLDNTPGERRRQLEYKARMYGSVLVAVPPFHTSQTCAACGLVDPGSRKGCGRLFACTRCGHEDDADRNASMEIEARARRTGGSDINSTRSIPRMRVPAAGRRRMREALQPAHAG is encoded by the coding sequence GTGAAGGCGGACGCGGGGCGCAAGTATCGTGCGTACCCCACCGAGGTCCAGGACCAGGTCCTGGTGCGGTGGGGGCATACGGCGCGTGCTCTTTGGAACGTGGCTCTTGAGCAGCGGGTGTACCTGTGGGAGCAGCGTCGGTACACCCTGCGTTCTGTCGAGCAGTGCAAGTTCCTGACGGCCGCCCGGACCGACCTGGACTGGATGGGTGACCTGCCCGCGCAGTCCGGGCAGCAGATTCTGCGCAGCCTGGACCGTGCGTACGACAATTTCTGGAACCCAAGCCACTCCGCTGGGTTTCCGGCGCGGAAGAAGCGCGGGCACCGTCTGTCGATCCCGCTCCCTGGCCAGGCGGTCGAGGTTCGCAAGCTGAACCGCAAGTGGGCCGAGGTGCGTCTGCCCAAGCTCGGCTGGCTGCGGTTCCGGCTCTCCCGAGCGATCGGCGGCACGGTCCGCAATGCCACGGTCTCCCGGGACGGCAATGGCTGGCACGTCTCGTTCGGCGTCCACACGGGCCGCATGCCGGACGAGCTGAACGGGAAGCCCGCGTGCGGGGTGGACTTCGGTGTTGCCGCGTCCGCGTTCGTCTCCACCGACACCACACCCCGCCTCATGCCCCCGTCACTGAAAGCCAAGGAGAAGAAGCGGCTCAAGGCGCTGGAACAGCGCAAGGCGCGACAGATCACCTACGCCAAGAAACACAACGGCGGGAAGTACAGCTGCCGCCTGCGCACCACGATCGCTCAGATCGCAAGGCTCACTACCCGCCGGGCCAACCGACGACGGGACTTCACGCACAAACTCACCACCGACCTCGCCAAAAGCCACGGCCTGATCGGTATCGAAGACCTGCGCGTGAAGAGCATGACCGCCTCTGCGAAAGGTACTGCCGCGGCCCCGGGGAGGAACGTCCGGGCGAAGGCCGGGCTGAACCGGTCGGTCCTCGACAACACTCCGGGGGAGCGGCGGCGGCAGCTTGAGTACAAGGCGCGCATGTACGGGTCTGTACTCGTCGCCGTGCCGCCGTTCCACACCTCTCAGACCTGCGCCGCCTGCGGCCTGGTCGATCCCGGGTCCCGTAAGGGATGCGGCCGGCTGTTCGCCTGCACCCGGTGCGGGCACGAGGATGACGCCGACCGCAATGCCTCGATGGAGATCGAGGCCCGAGCCCGCCGGACGGGCGGCTCGGACATCAACAGCACGCGCAGCATCCCCCGGATGCGAGTCCCGGCCGCCGGCCGGAGGCGGATGCGTGAAGCCCTTCAGCCCGCTCACGCGGGCTGA
- the glmS gene encoding glutamine--fructose-6-phosphate transaminase (isomerizing) has protein sequence MCGIVGYIGKRDVAPLLLEGLARLEYRGYDSAGIVVNTPKAPALKVVKAKGRVRELESRVPKRFAGTTGIAHTRWATHGAPSDINSHPHLDPENKVAVVHNGIVDNCSELRAKLEAEGVVFVSETDTEVIVHLIARSEADSLEEKVREALKVIDGTYGIAVMHADFADRIVVARNGSPVVLGIGEKEMFVASDVAALVAHTRQVVTLGDGEMATIKADDFRTYTTSGTTTNATPETVEWEAASYDMGGHDTYMHKEISEQPDAVDRVLRGRIDDRFSTVHLGGLNLDPREARGIRRVKILGCGTSYHAGLIGAGLIEGMARIPADAEPASEFRYRNPVVDPDTLYIAVSQSGETYDVLAAVQELKRKGARVLGVVNVVGSAIAREADGGVYVHAGPEVCVVSTKCFTNTVVAFALLAVHLGRIRDLSVTDGKRIIEGLRKLPAQIQEILEGEEDIKKLAAEYAEAKSMMFIGRVRGYPVALEASLKLKEISYIHAEAYPASELKHGPLALIEPSLPTVAIVPDDDLLEKNRAALEEIKARSGRILAVAHREQEKADHTIVVPKNEDELDPILMGIPLQLLAYHTALAMGRDIDKPRNLAKSVTVE, from the coding sequence ATGTGTGGAATCGTCGGTTACATCGGCAAGCGTGACGTGGCACCGCTGCTGCTGGAGGGCCTGGCACGGCTGGAATACCGCGGATACGACTCCGCGGGCATCGTGGTCAACACCCCGAAGGCCCCGGCCCTGAAGGTCGTCAAGGCCAAGGGCCGCGTCCGCGAGCTGGAGTCCCGCGTTCCCAAGCGCTTCGCCGGCACCACCGGCATCGCCCACACCCGCTGGGCCACGCACGGCGCCCCGAGCGACATCAACTCCCACCCGCACCTGGACCCGGAGAACAAGGTCGCCGTCGTCCACAACGGCATCGTCGACAACTGCTCCGAGCTGCGCGCCAAGCTCGAGGCCGAGGGCGTCGTCTTCGTCTCGGAGACCGACACCGAGGTCATCGTCCACCTGATCGCCCGCTCCGAGGCCGACTCCCTGGAGGAGAAGGTCCGCGAGGCGCTGAAGGTCATCGACGGCACCTACGGCATCGCCGTCATGCACGCCGACTTCGCCGACCGCATCGTCGTCGCCCGCAACGGCTCCCCCGTGGTCCTCGGCATCGGCGAGAAGGAGATGTTCGTCGCCTCGGACGTCGCCGCGCTGGTCGCCCACACCCGCCAGGTCGTGACCCTCGGCGACGGCGAGATGGCCACCATCAAGGCCGACGACTTCCGCACCTACACGACCTCCGGCACGACGACCAACGCCACCCCGGAGACCGTGGAGTGGGAGGCCGCCTCGTACGACATGGGCGGTCACGACACCTACATGCACAAGGAGATCTCCGAGCAGCCCGACGCGGTCGACCGCGTGCTGCGCGGCCGGATCGACGACCGCTTCAGCACCGTGCACCTGGGCGGCCTGAACCTGGACCCGCGCGAGGCGCGCGGCATCCGCCGGGTCAAGATCCTGGGCTGCGGCACCTCGTACCACGCGGGCCTCATCGGCGCCGGCCTCATCGAGGGCATGGCCCGGATCCCCGCGGACGCCGAGCCGGCCTCCGAGTTCCGCTACCGCAACCCGGTCGTGGACCCCGACACCCTCTACATCGCGGTCTCCCAGTCCGGTGAGACGTACGACGTCCTCGCGGCGGTGCAGGAGCTCAAGCGCAAGGGCGCCCGCGTCCTCGGCGTGGTCAACGTGGTCGGCTCCGCGATCGCCCGCGAGGCCGACGGCGGCGTGTACGTGCACGCCGGCCCCGAGGTCTGCGTCGTCTCCACCAAGTGCTTCACCAACACGGTCGTGGCCTTCGCGCTGCTCGCCGTGCACCTCGGCCGCATCCGCGACCTCTCGGTCACCGACGGCAAGCGGATCATCGAGGGCCTGCGCAAGCTGCCCGCGCAGATCCAGGAGATCCTCGAGGGCGAAGAGGACATCAAGAAGCTGGCGGCCGAGTACGCCGAGGCCAAGTCGATGATGTTCATCGGTCGGGTCCGTGGCTACCCGGTGGCGCTGGAGGCCTCCCTCAAGCTGAAGGAGATCTCCTACATCCACGCCGAGGCCTACCCCGCCTCCGAGCTCAAGCACGGTCCGCTGGCGCTGATCGAGCCCTCGCTGCCGACGGTCGCGATCGTCCCGGACGACGACCTGCTGGAGAAGAACCGCGCGGCGCTGGAGGAGATCAAGGCCCGCAGCGGCCGGATCCTGGCGGTCGCCCACCGCGAGCAGGAGAAGGCGGACCACACCATCGTGGTGCCGAAGAACGAGGACGAGCTGGACCCGATCCTGATGGGCATCCCGCTCCAGTTGCTCGCGTACCACACGGCCCTGGCCATGGGCCGGGACATCGACAAGCCGCGCAACCTGGCGAAGTCGGTAACGGTCGAGTGA
- a CDS encoding beta-N-acetylhexosaminidase, producing MRVLRRTLGTLLAFAAAPALVSACTSAHGDDARPGDDPPVALAPFERLLPVPLSAHAEGPGYSFGAGTVIRTGRGPDEEVRRVGELLAEQLRGPSGLPLPVVDGAQGDGIRLRIDEGAQGVGEEGYRLESDPTGVTLTARTPAGLFHAGQTLRQLVPVAGPGTVPGGTVTDRPRFAYRGAMVDIARHHFSVDQVKRYVDQLAQYKVNTLHLHLTDDQGWRLAIDSWPRLAEYGGGSEVGGGPGGHWTKDEYRELVDYAGQRYVDVVPEIDMPGHVNAALASYAELNCDGKAPERYTGVKVGFSSLCVAEERTYEFIDEVLGELAELTPGRYLHIGGDEAHATPAADYAAFMDRAQAVVGKYGKTVVAWHQLAAARPARGAVLQYWGHDKTAAADKAAVVAAAKAGHPLILSPADRLYLDMKYDPATKPGLAWAGYVPVRRAYSWDPGAYLAGVPESAVLGVEAPLWTETVATRGDWELLAFPRVLGLAELGWSPAAALDWTSYGRRLAAQAPRLEAQDIGFFRAPDVPWT from the coding sequence ATGAGAGTCCTGCGACGCACGCTCGGCACCCTCCTCGCCTTCGCCGCGGCCCCGGCCCTGGTCTCGGCCTGCACCTCCGCCCACGGTGACGACGCCAGGCCCGGGGACGACCCGCCGGTCGCCCTCGCCCCCTTCGAACGGCTGCTGCCCGTGCCCCTTTCCGCGCACGCCGAAGGCCCCGGGTACTCCTTCGGTGCGGGGACGGTCATCCGTACCGGCCGGGGCCCGGACGAGGAGGTCCGCCGGGTGGGCGAGCTCCTGGCCGAGCAGCTGCGCGGCCCGAGCGGGCTGCCGCTGCCGGTGGTCGACGGGGCGCAGGGGGACGGGATCCGGCTCCGGATCGACGAGGGGGCGCAGGGGGTGGGCGAGGAGGGGTACCGGCTGGAGTCAGACCCGACCGGGGTCACCCTCACCGCGCGGACCCCGGCCGGGCTCTTCCACGCGGGGCAGACGCTGCGCCAGCTGGTGCCGGTGGCGGGTCCCGGCACGGTGCCGGGCGGGACGGTCACCGACCGGCCGCGCTTCGCGTACCGGGGGGCCATGGTCGACATCGCGCGCCACCACTTCTCGGTGGACCAGGTGAAGAGGTACGTGGACCAGCTCGCCCAGTACAAGGTCAACACCCTGCACCTGCACCTGACCGACGACCAGGGGTGGCGCCTGGCGATCGACTCCTGGCCGCGACTGGCGGAGTACGGGGGCGGCAGCGAGGTCGGTGGCGGGCCCGGCGGCCACTGGACGAAGGACGAGTACCGGGAGCTGGTGGACTACGCGGGGCAGCGGTACGTCGACGTGGTCCCCGAGATCGACATGCCGGGGCACGTGAACGCGGCGCTCGCCTCCTACGCCGAGCTGAACTGCGACGGGAAGGCCCCGGAGCGGTACACCGGCGTCAAGGTGGGCTTCAGCTCCCTGTGCGTGGCCGAGGAGCGGACGTACGAGTTCATCGACGAGGTCCTCGGGGAGCTGGCGGAGCTCACCCCGGGCCGCTACCTGCACATCGGCGGCGACGAGGCGCACGCGACGCCGGCGGCGGACTACGCGGCCTTCATGGACCGGGCGCAGGCGGTGGTGGGGAAGTACGGCAAGACGGTCGTGGCCTGGCACCAGCTGGCGGCGGCCCGCCCGGCCCGGGGGGCGGTGCTCCAGTACTGGGGCCACGACAAGACCGCGGCCGCGGACAAGGCGGCCGTGGTGGCGGCGGCGAAGGCGGGGCACCCGCTGATCCTGTCGCCGGCGGACCGGCTCTACCTGGACATGAAGTACGACCCGGCGACGAAGCCGGGCCTGGCCTGGGCGGGGTACGTCCCGGTGCGCCGCGCCTACTCCTGGGACCCGGGGGCGTACCTGGCCGGGGTCCCCGAGTCGGCGGTCCTGGGCGTGGAGGCCCCGTTGTGGACGGAGACCGTCGCGACGCGCGGCGACTGGGAGCTGCTGGCCTTCCCGCGGGTGTTGGGCCTGGCCGAACTGGGCTGGTCGCCGGCGGCCGCGCTCGACTGGACCTCCTACGGCCGCCGGCTGGCGGCGCAGGCGCCCCGGCTGGAGGCACAGGACATCGGCTTCTTCCGGGCGCCGGACGTGCCGTGGACGTAG
- a CDS encoding DUF1737 domain-containing protein produces MSTPPEGLPVYRVLTGRDDATFCQRVSEAIGLGYEPHEGPAITFNGEHIVVAQALVWRARP; encoded by the coding sequence ATGAGCACACCACCAGAAGGATTGCCCGTCTACCGAGTTCTGACCGGCCGGGACGACGCGACGTTCTGCCAACGTGTGAGCGAAGCGATCGGCCTCGGCTACGAACCACACGAAGGCCCCGCCATCACCTTCAACGGTGAACACATCGTCGTCGCCCAGGCCTTGGTCTGGCGGGCACGGCCGTAG
- a CDS encoding class I SAM-dependent methyltransferase, whose amino-acid sequence MSLYRAILDETAPDGLNLTEIKLADTATVWQLDGSAGFAAKVTRGRAAIFTCEKAGALTLDALKECCSPFGVGEAVECDESQYLLAIGLLDDTVLTVLGADADLTVSPVEFSPTTDDVRSIVATIGDYYFGYEDRYRTVYENGAQLWESEDPNASLLQMIDERPDLFSGQIIDLGCGEGRDSLYLLSQGHDVVSVDVSHSALARARERAAAANLDASGFVERDVIHLRGFDDNAFDLAMNMGCLHMLVEEEQRAQHISRVHDILRPGGHFIVDHCASEWGKGFFSIPDYTEIAGDLVPGNVISRRIRVADSEKEIGLEVLPFSERSGGALAEEITRHGFDLVSSTHTNTEAFGSSTMLLFRKPAGGKQTS is encoded by the coding sequence ATGAGTCTCTACCGAGCGATCCTCGACGAAACGGCACCCGACGGTCTGAACCTGACCGAGATCAAACTCGCCGACACCGCCACCGTGTGGCAGCTGGACGGCTCGGCCGGCTTCGCCGCCAAGGTGACCCGGGGACGAGCAGCCATATTCACCTGTGAGAAGGCCGGCGCCCTGACACTGGACGCACTGAAAGAGTGTTGTTCGCCCTTCGGCGTCGGCGAAGCGGTCGAGTGCGACGAGTCCCAGTACCTTCTGGCGATCGGGCTGCTCGACGACACCGTGCTCACGGTGCTGGGTGCGGATGCGGACCTCACCGTCTCACCGGTGGAGTTCTCGCCCACCACCGACGACGTACGGAGCATCGTCGCCACGATCGGCGACTACTACTTCGGCTACGAAGACCGCTACCGGACCGTGTACGAGAACGGCGCCCAGTTGTGGGAGTCGGAGGATCCCAACGCCTCGCTCCTCCAGATGATCGACGAACGCCCGGACCTCTTCTCCGGACAGATCATCGACCTGGGATGCGGCGAAGGCCGCGACTCCTTGTACCTGCTGTCGCAGGGACACGACGTCGTCTCGGTCGACGTGTCGCACTCCGCTCTGGCCCGCGCGCGCGAGCGGGCCGCCGCCGCGAACCTGGATGCCTCCGGGTTCGTGGAGCGCGACGTCATCCATCTGCGCGGCTTCGACGACAACGCCTTCGATCTCGCCATGAACATGGGCTGCCTGCACATGCTCGTCGAGGAGGAGCAGCGCGCACAGCACATCTCCCGCGTCCACGACATCCTTCGCCCGGGCGGCCACTTCATCGTGGACCACTGCGCGAGCGAATGGGGGAAGGGCTTCTTCTCCATTCCGGACTACACGGAGATAGCCGGCGACCTCGTTCCGGGGAACGTGATCTCCAGGAGGATTCGGGTCGCGGACTCCGAGAAGGAGATCGGCCTGGAGGTGCTGCCCTTCTCGGAACGGTCCGGTGGCGCCCTGGCCGAGGAGATCACTCGGCACGGCTTCGACCTGGTGAGCAGTACGCACACCAACACCGAGGCGTTCGGATCTTCGACGATGCTCCTGTTCCGGAAGCCGGCGGGCGGGAAGCAGACTTCCTGA
- a CDS encoding ATP-grasp domain-containing protein, protein MQLKEYVLLLGADQYLRERAFSGAKQATDIPVWAAAEDAVRKLNRTFDNMLSADPTDSESLLRAIRAHSAQGWHPRIVVPLNDWTVDSANTVNRVLGLGGLDATTVTNARNKHAMKQALVAAGVQTPRSQLVESESELLEAIETIGLPAVIKPYDFGGSGGVVLATTREEAVAGLAASKAVIAQYGSSFNILGDKYLVEQCVDSDDEVSVEVLCGAGGARVLAVTEKYLSPRPWFAEIAHMVPSHRTGDEVLTDLAVRACAALGIDRGLAHVEIKFDADGTAWVIEVAARPGGDGIMDQVERAYAINPYWLHVSSYLGSDLLDVVADAVPTKTSAIAFLKAAPGRIQNVLDGKPLPFEVRSINISAKPGDLSQAAKNWSTREGLIELEWDELFSEKTWLPVTTAKELSDQIFAIGDTVDE, encoded by the coding sequence ATGCAGTTAAAAGAGTACGTACTCCTGCTCGGGGCCGACCAGTATCTTCGCGAACGGGCCTTCTCGGGGGCGAAACAGGCTACCGACATCCCCGTCTGGGCAGCTGCGGAAGATGCCGTACGCAAGCTGAACCGCACCTTCGACAACATGCTGTCAGCCGATCCCACGGACTCGGAATCCCTGCTGAGGGCCATTCGTGCGCACTCCGCCCAGGGCTGGCACCCCAGGATCGTCGTTCCGCTCAACGACTGGACGGTGGATTCGGCGAACACCGTCAACCGCGTCCTGGGGTTGGGCGGACTGGACGCCACGACGGTGACCAACGCCCGGAACAAGCACGCCATGAAGCAGGCCCTCGTGGCCGCCGGCGTCCAGACTCCCCGCTCCCAACTGGTCGAGTCCGAGTCGGAGTTGCTCGAAGCCATCGAGACCATCGGACTGCCCGCGGTCATCAAGCCGTACGACTTCGGCGGCAGCGGCGGCGTCGTCCTGGCCACCACCCGCGAGGAGGCGGTCGCCGGTCTCGCGGCCTCGAAGGCCGTCATCGCGCAGTACGGATCGTCGTTCAACATCCTCGGCGACAAGTACCTCGTCGAGCAGTGCGTCGACTCCGATGACGAGGTGTCCGTCGAGGTCCTCTGCGGGGCCGGCGGTGCACGGGTTCTCGCCGTGACCGAGAAGTACCTGTCCCCTCGACCCTGGTTCGCCGAGATCGCGCACATGGTGCCGAGTCACCGCACCGGAGACGAGGTGCTGACCGACCTCGCCGTACGGGCCTGTGCCGCCCTGGGCATCGACCGGGGTCTCGCCCATGTGGAGATCAAGTTCGATGCGGACGGGACGGCCTGGGTGATCGAAGTCGCCGCCCGGCCCGGCGGCGACGGGATCATGGACCAGGTCGAGCGGGCCTACGCGATCAACCCCTATTGGCTGCACGTCAGCTCGTACCTCGGATCCGACCTCCTCGACGTCGTCGCCGACGCGGTGCCCACCAAGACCTCGGCGATCGCGTTCCTCAAGGCCGCGCCCGGACGGATCCAGAACGTCCTCGACGGGAAGCCGCTGCCGTTCGAGGTGCGGAGCATCAACATCAGCGCCAAGCCCGGCGACCTCTCCCAGGCCGCCAAGAACTGGAGCACCAGGGAGGGCCTCATCGAGCTCGAATGGGACGAGCTCTTCAGCGAGAAGACCTGGCTGCCAGTGACCACGGCCAAGGAGTTGTCCGATCAGATCTTCGCGATCGGAGACACGGTCGACGAGTGA
- a CDS encoding IucA/IucC family protein, with product MSLADAVAHLNPELWARANRALVRKGLAEFSHERLLTPKPLGEGSYSVLSDDSTVEYRFKAVLHALDHWSVDEASITRHRDGAELELDALDFHIELRETLGLSPEVLPVYLEEISSTLAGTGYKYTKPQVSSDVLAKSSFQDIETGMTEGHPCFVANNGRLGFGVHEYLSYAPETASPVHLVWVAARKDVSTFTAGAGLDHDSFMHEELGDETIGVFAERMTALGLDLADFHLFPIHPWQWWNKTTVTFAAEIANHRLVLLGEGPDEYLAQQSIRTFFNQSAPRKHYVKTAISVLNMGFMRGLSAAYMEATPAINDWLHQLIEGDEVLKSVDFSIIRERAAIGYHHRQYERATDRYSPYRKMLAALWRESPVNMIEGDERLATMASLLHVDAEGKSFVGALIAESGLTPAEWLRHYLRAYLVPLLHCFYQYDLAYMPHGENTILVIEGGLVKRAIFKDIAEEIVIMDADAVLPPAVERVRADIPEDMKLLSIFTDVFDCFFRFLGAILADEGVCDEDTFWRAVAECGHEYQESMPQLAERFQRYDLFAEEFQLSCLNRLQLRNNKQMVDLADPAAALQLIGNLKNPVAAFARR from the coding sequence ATGAGCCTCGCCGACGCCGTCGCACACCTGAACCCCGAGTTGTGGGCCCGCGCCAACCGCGCCCTGGTCCGCAAGGGCCTCGCGGAGTTCTCCCACGAGCGCCTGCTGACCCCGAAGCCGCTGGGCGAGGGCTCCTACTCGGTCCTCAGCGACGACTCCACCGTGGAGTACCGCTTCAAGGCGGTCCTGCACGCCCTCGACCACTGGTCGGTCGACGAGGCCTCCATCACCCGCCACCGGGACGGCGCCGAGCTGGAGCTGGACGCCCTCGACTTCCACATCGAGCTGCGCGAGACCCTGGGTCTGAGCCCCGAGGTGCTGCCCGTCTACCTGGAGGAGATCTCCTCCACCCTGGCCGGCACCGGCTACAAGTACACGAAGCCCCAGGTCTCCTCCGACGTCCTCGCGAAGTCCTCCTTCCAGGACATCGAGACGGGCATGACCGAGGGCCACCCCTGCTTCGTCGCGAACAACGGCCGGCTCGGCTTCGGCGTGCACGAGTACCTCTCGTACGCCCCGGAGACCGCCAGCCCCGTCCACCTGGTGTGGGTGGCCGCCCGCAAGGACGTCTCCACCTTCACGGCGGGCGCCGGCCTGGACCACGACTCCTTCATGCACGAGGAGCTCGGCGACGAGACCATTGGCGTCTTCGCCGAGCGGATGACCGCGCTGGGCCTGGACCTCGCCGACTTCCACCTCTTCCCGATCCACCCCTGGCAGTGGTGGAACAAGACCACGGTCACCTTCGCGGCCGAAATCGCGAACCACCGCCTGGTGCTGCTGGGCGAGGGCCCGGACGAGTACCTCGCGCAGCAGTCGATCCGCACCTTCTTCAACCAGAGCGCGCCGCGCAAGCACTACGTCAAGACCGCCATCTCGGTCCTGAACATGGGCTTCATGCGGGGCCTGTCGGCCGCGTACATGGAGGCCACCCCGGCCATCAACGACTGGCTGCACCAGCTGATCGAGGGCGACGAGGTCCTGAAGTCCGTGGACTTCTCGATCATCCGCGAGCGCGCGGCGATCGGCTACCACCACCGCCAGTACGAGCGCGCCACCGACCGGTACTCCCCGTACCGCAAGATGCTGGCCGCCCTGTGGCGCGAGTCCCCGGTCAACATGATCGAGGGCGACGAGCGCCTCGCCACGATGGCCTCGCTCCTGCACGTGGACGCCGAGGGCAAGTCCTTCGTCGGCGCGCTGATCGCGGAGTCGGGTCTGACCCCGGCCGAGTGGCTGCGCCACTACCTGCGCGCCTACCTGGTGCCGCTGCTGCACTGCTTCTACCAGTACGACCTCGCGTACATGCCGCACGGCGAGAACACCATCCTCGTCATCGAGGGCGGCCTGGTGAAGCGGGCGATCTTCAAGGACATCGCCGAGGAGATCGTCATCATGGACGCGGACGCGGTGCTGCCGCCCGCGGTCGAGCGGGTCCGGGCGGACATCCCCGAGGACATGAAGCTCCTGTCGATCTTCACCGACGTCTTCGACTGCTTCTTCCGCTTCCTCGGCGCGATCCTGGCGGACGAGGGCGTCTGCGACGAGGACACCTTCTGGCGGGCGGTCGCGGAGTGCGGCCACGAGTACCAGGAGTCGATGCCGCAGCTCGCGGAGCGCTTCCAGCGGTACGACCTGTTCGCCGAGGAGTTCCAGCTGTCCTGCCTGAACCGCCTCCAGCTGCGCAACAACAAGCAGATGGTCGACCTCGCAGACCCGGCGGCGGCCCTCCAGCTGATCGGCAACCTCAAGAACCCCGTCGCGGCCTTCGCCCGGCGGTGA
- a CDS encoding GNAT family N-acetyltransferase has protein sequence MSTTELLFSRTDKELGSFAVRPLDPFADAELLHGWVTHPKASFWMMQDASLPDVEREYMRIAAHEHHQAFIGLHEGRPAFLMETYDPSELELVGLYDAQPGDVGMHFLVAPSDTPLHGFTRAVITTVMAAVFADPATERVVVEPDVANTAVHALNEAVGFVPERQITKPEKEALLSFCTRAQFEAATAAQGVSI, from the coding sequence ATGAGCACCACCGAACTCCTCTTCTCCCGCACCGACAAAGAACTCGGCTCCTTCGCCGTGCGCCCCCTGGACCCCTTCGCCGACGCGGAGCTGCTCCACGGCTGGGTCACCCACCCGAAGGCCTCGTTCTGGATGATGCAGGACGCGTCCCTGCCGGACGTCGAGCGCGAGTACATGAGGATCGCCGCCCACGAGCACCACCAGGCCTTCATCGGCCTGCACGAGGGTCGTCCCGCCTTCCTGATGGAGACCTACGACCCGTCCGAGCTGGAGCTGGTCGGCCTCTACGACGCCCAGCCCGGCGACGTCGGCATGCACTTCCTCGTCGCCCCGAGCGACACCCCGCTGCACGGCTTCACCCGCGCCGTCATCACCACGGTGATGGCCGCGGTCTTCGCCGACCCGGCCACCGAACGCGTCGTCGTCGAGCCGGACGTCGCCAACACCGCCGTGCACGCCCTGAACGAGGCCGTCGGCTTCGTGCCGGAGCGCCAGATCACCAAGCCGGAGAAGGAAGCCCTGCTGAGCTTCTGCACCCGCGCCCAGTTCGAGGCCGCCACGGCCGCCCAGGGGGTCTCCATATGA